One Nonomuraea angiospora DNA segment encodes these proteins:
- a CDS encoding ATP-binding protein, protein MRTLMAQPFTLDDVTRLRRAVAVCARSCGLSSPRLDDFVLAVHESVVNAVEHGGGHGYFKLWTVNGVIRSETSDKGAGIPDGYVNGSISPLDLAQGGRGIFLIRRLCDTADFDTGPDGTTVLLTMRLPGGPDRAAHEVMKRIRVMAGCRPFGRFTA, encoded by the coding sequence ATGCGGACCCTGATGGCCCAGCCCTTCACCCTCGACGACGTCACCAGGCTGCGCCGCGCCGTGGCCGTGTGCGCCAGGAGTTGCGGGCTGAGCAGCCCCCGGCTGGACGACTTCGTCCTGGCCGTGCACGAGAGCGTCGTCAACGCCGTGGAGCACGGAGGCGGGCATGGGTACTTCAAGCTGTGGACGGTGAACGGCGTCATCCGCTCGGAGACGTCAGACAAGGGGGCGGGCATCCCCGACGGCTACGTCAACGGCAGCATCAGCCCGCTCGACCTCGCGCAGGGCGGCAGGGGGATCTTCCTCATCCGCCGGCTGTGCGACACGGCCGACTTCGACACCGGTCCGGACGGGACGACGGTCCTGCTCACGATGCGGCTGCCCGGCGGCCCGGATCGCGCGGCCCACGAGGTCATGAAACGCATCCGCGTGATGGCCGGCTGCCGCCCCTTCGGCCGCTTCACCGCCTGA
- the folP gene encoding dihydropteroate synthase — protein sequence MSGEALSPGIISPVRRIGRREFDFARQVAIMAIVNRTPNSFHDQGSTYELDSAVAAACRAVDDGADWVDIGGFAFSAAQAQIGADEEIDRVAPVIAEVRKATDAVISVDTHRPEVARAAVEAGADVINDTNGLREPGMAEFAAKSGVSVIVTHSLGGPGRRVFRPSYQDVVAEVSGYLRERVAYALEAGIAPDRIIIDPGHDLNKNTFHSLELTRRLEEITAIGYPTLVALSNKDFIGETLDRPQGERREGTIAANVFSIVKGARILRVHDVAATAASVRMTEAMLGWRGPLTPSHNLA from the coding sequence GTGAGCGGCGAAGCGCTTTCTCCTGGGATCATCTCGCCCGTCCGGCGCATCGGGCGGCGGGAGTTCGATTTCGCGCGTCAGGTCGCCATCATGGCCATCGTCAACAGGACGCCCAACTCCTTCCACGACCAGGGCAGCACGTACGAGCTCGACAGCGCCGTGGCGGCCGCGTGCCGGGCCGTGGACGACGGGGCCGACTGGGTGGACATCGGCGGGTTCGCCTTCAGCGCGGCCCAGGCCCAGATCGGCGCGGACGAGGAGATCGACCGGGTCGCCCCGGTCATCGCCGAGGTCAGGAAGGCCACCGACGCCGTCATCTCCGTCGACACCCACCGGCCCGAGGTGGCGCGGGCGGCGGTCGAGGCGGGCGCCGACGTGATCAACGACACCAACGGCCTGCGCGAGCCCGGCATGGCGGAGTTCGCGGCCAAGTCGGGGGTCAGCGTGATCGTGACGCACAGCCTCGGCGGCCCGGGCAGGCGCGTCTTCCGGCCGAGCTACCAGGACGTCGTCGCCGAGGTGTCCGGCTACCTGCGCGAGCGGGTCGCGTACGCGCTGGAGGCCGGGATCGCCCCGGACCGGATCATCATCGATCCCGGCCACGACCTGAACAAGAACACCTTCCACTCCCTGGAGCTCACCCGGCGGCTGGAGGAGATCACCGCGATCGGCTATCCGACGCTGGTGGCCCTGTCCAACAAGGACTTCATCGGCGAGACGCTCGACCGGCCCCAGGGGGAGCGGAGGGAGGGCACGATCGCCGCCAACGTCTTCTCGATCGTCAAGGGCGCCCGCATCCTGCGGGTTCACGACGTGGCGGCCACGGCCGCGTCCGTCCGCATGACCGAGGCCATGCTCGGCTGGCGTGGCCCGCTGACCCCGAGTCACAACCTGGCCTGA
- a CDS encoding DnaJ family domain-containing protein, with translation MTERKPLGMPFESWIDRQIREAQERGEFDDLPGAGKPLPDRPHDEMWWIKQKVESEGLSMPLPPTLALRKQAEEALADARGARSEAEVRRILDEINQKIRDAIRTGLSGPPLNLMPFDVDKVISEWRKSQR, from the coding sequence TTGACCGAACGGAAACCCCTGGGCATGCCGTTCGAGAGCTGGATCGACCGGCAGATCCGGGAGGCGCAGGAGCGCGGCGAGTTCGACGACCTGCCCGGGGCCGGCAAGCCGCTGCCGGACCGGCCGCACGACGAGATGTGGTGGATCAAGCAGAAGGTCGAGAGCGAAGGGCTGTCGATGCCCCTGCCGCCCACGCTGGCGCTGCGCAAGCAGGCGGAGGAGGCGCTGGCCGACGCGCGCGGGGCCCGTTCGGAGGCCGAGGTGCGGCGGATCCTCGACGAGATCAACCAGAAGATCCGCGATGCGATCAGGACGGGGCTGTCCGGGCCGCCGCTCAACCTGATGCCGTTCGACGTCGACAAGGTCATTTCGGAGTGGCGCAAGTCTCAGAGGTAG